A DNA window from Desertibacillus haloalkaliphilus contains the following coding sequences:
- a CDS encoding carbamoyl phosphate synthase small subunit: MKRQLILEDGTVFVGKAFGSEHEKAGEVVFNTGMTGYQEILSDPSYCAQIVTLTYPLIGNYGINRDDFESISPAIHGLIVKEAAIQPSNWRSEESLDTLLKANDIPGLEGIDTRKLTRMIRNYGTLKGKLCSMDVDVNDVVAELKSTSLPTNQVAQVSTKDPYHAPGRGHRVVLVDFGFKHGILENLIKRECDVIVVPYDTTAEEILRLRPDGIMLSNGPGDPENVPEGIEMIRHLVGKVPIFGICLGHQLLALACGAKSVKMKFGHRGSNHPVRELATGRIDITSQNHGYTIEAKSLEETRLEVTHVAVNDGTVEGVAHLDYPAFSVQYHPEASPGPEDANGLFQAFIEMIKDNKNGRNQQGNREGDSACQSVTM; this comes from the coding sequence ATGAAACGTCAATTAATTTTAGAAGATGGAACCGTATTTGTAGGTAAGGCGTTTGGTAGTGAACATGAGAAGGCGGGTGAAGTTGTCTTTAATACAGGGATGACTGGCTATCAGGAAATTTTGTCAGACCCATCGTATTGTGCTCAAATTGTAACACTCACTTATCCGCTTATTGGGAACTATGGGATTAATCGCGATGATTTTGAATCGATTTCCCCAGCCATCCATGGGTTAATTGTTAAAGAAGCAGCAATACAACCAAGCAATTGGAGAAGTGAAGAATCACTTGATACATTGTTAAAAGCAAACGATATCCCAGGTTTAGAAGGGATCGATACGAGAAAGTTAACTCGAATGATCCGCAATTATGGAACTTTAAAAGGGAAACTCTGTTCTATGGATGTTGATGTGAATGATGTGGTTGCCGAGCTGAAAAGTACGAGCCTACCGACGAATCAAGTCGCTCAAGTGTCAACAAAAGATCCATATCATGCTCCTGGAAGAGGTCACCGTGTCGTACTTGTCGATTTTGGCTTTAAACATGGCATACTAGAAAACTTAATCAAGCGAGAGTGCGATGTGATTGTCGTGCCTTACGATACAACAGCAGAAGAAATTCTCCGCTTACGTCCAGATGGAATTATGTTGAGCAATGGACCGGGAGATCCTGAAAATGTTCCTGAGGGAATTGAAATGATCCGACATTTAGTAGGAAAAGTCCCAATCTTCGGTATTTGTCTCGGCCACCAATTACTAGCGCTAGCGTGTGGGGCAAAGTCAGTGAAAATGAAGTTTGGTCATCGTGGTTCGAACCACCCTGTTCGTGAGTTGGCGACTGGACGCATTGACATTACATCACAAAATCATGGCTATACAATTGAAGCCAAGTCGCTTGAGGAAACGAGATTAGAGGTCACTCATGTGGCTGTTAACGATGGAACAGTAGAAGGTGTTGCACACCTTGATTACCCGGCCTTTAGTGTTCAATATCATCCAGAAGCATCGCCTGGACCAGAAGATGCGAACGGGCTATTTCAGGCATTTATCGAAATGATTAAAGACAATAAGAACGGAAGAAATCAACAAGGAAATCGTGAGGGGGATTCGGCATGCCAAAGCGTAACGATGTAA